The following DNA comes from Meles meles chromosome 8, mMelMel3.1 paternal haplotype, whole genome shotgun sequence.
TACTTTAAGATACAAGGGTTGATatttcatggtattttttttttttaagattttatttatttgacacagagagagagagagatcacaagtaggcagagaggcaggcagagagagagaggggaagcgggctcctgactgagcagagagtcccatacggtttgatcccaggaccctgagatcatgacctgagcagaaggcagaggcttaacccactgagtcacccaggcgccccttcagggtattttttttttaacaatgcatTTGCTTTAACTTGTTTTATACCATTGTAATTGTACAGCTTGAATTCATAGAGTATTCCAGtaattcaataattatttgaaaaatgccCACTCCATGCTAAACCtcactttgcatttctgtgaGCAAAAACCAGACATGGCACCTGGTTTTCTAGAGCTTCCAGTAGATCTCATGCGAAACCAGCATATGAGAAGTGGTATAAACACAAAGCAGGGTATTTTCAGGAGAGTAATTTATTGGAGAGAATGGGGGCACTCATGGTGGGGTTACAAGAATTCCTCTGACGAAGCTACATTGAACTTCTTCACCTGGTAAAACCCTGAATGATGAAAGGAGGCTTTGTGCAAAGTACTTGGAGTAGATAATTCTAGGCAGAGAGGATAAAGAACAAAGACTCTGAGACAGGAAAACTCAATTGAGATAGAAAAGAAGTGATCAAGgcatatgtatttttcttcaaaagGTAAAGACTCCAATCATTCAAGGaaggagacaaataaaaatagtgGGCTAAATTATTTCACATGGAGAGGGGCTCAGGGCAAGAAACCATGGAGGAGGGGATTCCAAAAGGGGTCTGATAGTGTCTGATAGAGGGTGAATTCAGAAGGCGGGTGGCCTGAGGGCTGCCTGGTGCGCTAAGATAACAAAGATGAGGAATAGGTCACAAGAGGAAGCCAGAATCTGAAGCTAACTGAACATGTTGGAAGGATGAAATGAAACATAAAAGCAGTGTAGACTTTAAAACACCTGcctacagggcacctgggtggctcagtgggttgaagcctctgccttcggctcaggtcctgatcccagggtcctgggatggaggccggcgttgcgttgggctctctgcttagcggggaacctgcttccttctgtctctgcctgcctctctgcctacttgagccTTTAACCCTTTTATGATGACTCCCAGGGCCAGAACCCCAAGCAGGAAAACAATGTGTGGAAGAAGACAATTAATGCTATTGCAAGGAGGCTATTTAAAATTCTGGACTTAACTATGTCATATTggccttcctttaaaaaaaaattattattattattttttaaattgaattaaattaaattaaatttattcttagtgtaccagaattcattgtttatgtaccacatggCCTTCCTTTTGATCTTTAGAATGATAGAttctaaggaagagaaaaaaatcgcTCACCCCTTCAATAAATGTATATTAGATAAATATTGAATGTACTGATTCAATGAGTGAATAAGTGGGGGGAGAACACTAGGCTGATGTCAGAACCCGAGAGTCTTCAGCCCAAGGGTCCCTGTTACAAGGGCGCAGGTAAGCTGAACATCTCAGCGTGAGAGCTCTCATGGGAGATCACTCACTAAAGATCTCATGCATAAATATTCCTCTCTGCTTTTCACTGCAGAGAAAAAAAGCACTTGTTGGCTGTGTCGTCTGGGGTGGAACAACACAGGAATGTCTAAGGACTGTTTGGAGGAAAAATTCACTTGGAGACAgcagaaaatggaaaattatggGTACACGGTGACTGTTTATAAATAGATTTGGGATACTTAAATGCTAAATCTCACTCTTCGTTTAATGAATTGGAGGGGAGGAAACTAATAATTACTTTGAGAACCTCATCTCTCAATTTTACAGCTGTGCTTTTGAACAGAATCTCCGAGAAAGTATCCCAGGCAGCATATCCTCTCTCGAAAATAGCTTCCTCTTTTATTCTATTCATTTTCACTTGTGTCTTCTAAGAACATCCGTGCACCTGCCAGAGGATGAATAACAGCTCTGAAATGATATCGGGAGGACACTATTCTCTTCCAGACAGCAGATAATACATCTCTAAAGAACAGAGTTGCTTGGCTAATATTTCCTACACTTAGTTAACTTTAAGCATAATTTTATTTGCTTAGAAACTTGACCTAACTCATCTGAAATTGgagcatttcctttccttttttttttttttgcttttttttaatttaattttttcagtattccaagattcattgtttatgcaccacacccagtgctccatgcaatatatgccatccttaatatccaccactaCAATACTTTCTTGCTGCCTGGAAGAAGTGTCCCAGTGCCAGAATGATCACTTTGAGAAGCCCTAGCGTGAATTCTTCCACCTTCGTTCTCACTGCATTTTTGGGCCTGGAGCAACAATATCCCTGgatctccattcctttcttcacCATCTACACCTTGGTGTTTTGGGGCAATTGCATGGTGTTGCATGTGATCCGGACTGAGCCCAGCCTGCACCAGCCCATGTTCTACTTTCTGGCCATGCTGGCGCTCACTGACCTATCTATAGGGCTGTCAACAGTGCACACGGTACTGGGCATTCTGTGGGGGTTCATTCAAGAAATCAGCCTGGATTCCTGCATTGCCCAGTCCTACTTCATCCATGGTCTATCCTTCATGGAGTCCTCTGTCCTCCTTACTATGGCCTTTGATAGGTATATCGCTATTTGCTATCCACTGCGTTATTCCTCCATTCTGACTAATTCCAGGATTTTCAAAATTGGGCTCACCACAGTAGCTAGGAGTTTCTTCTTTATTACACCCCCCATCATCAATCTGAAATTTTTCCATTATTGCCGTTCCCACATCCTGTCTCACTCATTCTGCCTGCACCAGGACCTTCTCCGCCTAGCTTGCTCAGACATCAGGTTTAATAGCTACTATGCCCTGATGCTGGTCATTTTCACACTGTTGTTTGATGTTGTTCTGATCCTCTACTCCTATGTGCTGATTCTTAGGGCAGTCCTGGCAATTGCCTCTCAGGAGGAGCGGCATAAATCATTGCAGACCTGCATCTCCCACATTTGTGCTGTTCTGGTGTTCTACATCCCTATCATTAGCCTAACAATGGTGCACCGTTTTGGCAAGCATCTCTCCCCTGTGATCCATGTCCTTATGGGCAACATCTACATCCTTTTCCCACCTTTGATGAACCCCATCATCTACAGTGTCAAGACCCAGCAGATTCGAAGCAGAATGCTCAGActcttttctctgaaaatataTTGAGATGCTCAGgtcttttaaagaacaaaacagcaacaacaattaACACACATTATATAATaccaaaaaatgaattttattggGATTAGAGCTCTAGCTCAGAGTCTATAATTCTTGATTTTGAAACACATTTAAACATAATTCCAGAGAATCACCTACAAACAAGTTCCATTTTAACTTGTGTTTGGCAAGTGAATTGTTCAtagggctggaggtgggagacttcatctgaaatatttcataaattttctaCCAACTGTGGATTTGTGTCAAACAAGACATAATATGTTCCTACTATAAGTATATTCAAGAAAGGATAAAACATACAATGTGTCCAATGTGAAAATCAGGCACTTTCTTTGCACTGAACCAAAGTTGGATTCAAATCCGAGGTTTCAGTTACAAAGGTGGATAACTTGGAATTTCTTTAATTCTGAGATTCAGTTAATTAATCTTCAAAATGGGGAAAGTACCCACCTCGCAGACATGTTGTGATAACTATATGGACCAGAATTGTCCAGTTGAATTTTTCTAACATGATGAGAATGTTCTCTAATACAGAATAATAAAGACCAAGATATAAGAATAGCTACATATGGCTATTGAGCACATGAAATGTAGATAATATAACTGGGAAAGTGCATTTTCAGTTCTTGTTAACTAtagttaatttatatttaaatgttaaaaggaCATTGTCTTGGACAAAGCAGTAGCTACAATATTGAATAGTGCAGGTATAGAATATAAAGAGACATATAATGGAATTTGACTTTGGATTCAATTTTCACCCTGTTTCCTTAAAATCAGAATCCTCCCTTATTACAATTTATATGTAGACTCCATTGCCATTGAGCTGGAAGAAGAATTTGCTCCAAACTCTTAGCCTTTAAATCTAAAGAGTTGAATATTCTGAGTGATAAAACTTTATTCTTATGATTGAttctgagttaaaaaaataaagttttccttcttagtaatttagaaaatttagttcaattttcaaaagaaggaaagcaagaaagaaatcaGTTATCTGCGCAGAGATACAGGGGAATGTTGGTTTAATATTCCTACAATCTCTTTTGTACTGAAGGAGGAAATGCTAAATAGCATTCAACAAATGAATGCATCAGAGCAATTTTCCATCAAAGAAGTAAGTattgcttaatatttttttcaatacagACCTCAACTTATGTATTTTAGATTTGCATTTAAAAAcctgtgtttctctctttccctcctttttagtGCTCCACTCAATTAAGCCGTCAGTATAGAAAGGAAAAGACTAGGCTTTAGTTGCCAACAGCTAAAAAGTGGGCAGATTGTTCCTGCAGAAAACAAAGCATCTAGGAACATACCAGTTTGACAAGAGTCATATGGTCCCGTTATAGCAGGAAAACAGTAGCTAGCTGCTGAAACTTTGGAGGTCATGTTGTGCCTCATAGACCATGTCAGGGCACATGTCTGTCTCTCAGTGGCTAGACAAGTTTCCCTTCAAGGTCTTGAATGTGCATCATCACCTCTCCTCAACACTAACTCAATCTTGGAGAAGCAATGGAGACTCTGTGGCAGCAAGATCCATCCTGCGCCAGCCAGCCATGCCAGGAGTACCGACATGAACTTACATTGAGTTAAGGGAGTAGTGACATATGTAACACATTGAGTCATTGGCTGGAGAATCATGTTTCCTTTGGCGAATGGGAAGGTTCACTTTAGGATTTAGTACTCATACAGATGTTCTGAATATCTGTACCTCAGATTATAGCAACTTGTAGAATATGGgccaaaatatttggaaagaacaGCTGTGAACAGTGGATGTGAAAATACCTGGTACACACTCAGAAATCACTAGCTTCAGAACTGTTTGTACAATAAGGATGAGACATGTGAAAACCTTCAAAGTGTTTAAAATCCACGACccagtggaagagggaaaaaggaaggaaaatgagtgAAGGAAGCTGAAGAAAATGCATCTGCTGATTACTGGCTCTTACACAGAAAGGAACAGGTTAGGAACATTTGATTTACATAGGACTCTATCTTGGAGCAGTAACATAAAGTCAAGTAAAGCCCTTCTTAGGAGGAAAGGCAATTTTAGAGTTACCAGCCCAGGTTCTGACATTGAGAATTGATGGACCTACCACAGATGTTAAAAACACCTTCTGACACTTTGTAGCCTTTTTAGAAACAAGAGAGAGGTTCTCCCATAGTTTCCAGAAAGCCAACCTGTAAGGAGTAAGAAACTTGTTATCTAAGAATTAGACAGTCTCAGGGGGTCTTTGTCAATGTGGTGGCCTAAAGAGCCAGTGAGAAATAGCAAGCTTGTAGGAGCTGACCAGATGTCATGCTAAACCACCCAGCATGGATGGGAAACACTATTGAAACAGCCACAGTGAGTTTAGGGAAGCACATGTTTTCTTCATGTTGATTTTCTTACAGGAAGTCTGTCATGTCATGGTCCACTGCTCCCTTAACTAAAGGGATATTTAGAGCTAAAGGTCGGGTGAGGCGACAAAGCAAGATGTGGGAAATAAGAAAGTCGAGCCTCTGTTGGTATTCATTTTGTTCTCACATCAAAAAGCTAAGATCCAGAAAGGGAGAGATTAGTGATTCATAGAAGTGAGGAAACATGTTTTTAGTGAAAATAATCTCCTGGTAATAAATCCACGGGCTGATGTTTACTATATACTGTACCTGCTAACTTTAATAGGTGTCTCAGAACTTTACTGTTGAATAGACTTAGACAATTTTCTACTTgattctgtgtctctgtttcctaGGATATTTGCAATTATGACTTCAAAAAGGGGGAATCTGCTAGAGGAATGAAGAGATCTCCTGATGAGTAATGGAAATTGTCCCATGTTCTAAGAATACTCtcttagaaatttaaatataataccaACCCAGTTGAGAATCCCTTTGCAGTGGAAAGTGATGTCCTAAAGCTTTTCTACTGAAAGTGTATATTCTGGTTCTGTAGCCTCAGCACCATCTGGGAGCTTGTAGACAACACATATTCTAGGGCTCCAGTCCAGTCCTGTAGAATCAGAATCTATATTGGCTCTGGGGATGCTGGAGTGCTCTCTTTTCTGGTCGGAATGATGGTTATAGACTTTTGTCAAGATTGTGGTAAGTAGCCAAGCTGTATCTACATATGTACCTTTCTGTGTTTCATTTAATGATACAATACAAATTTAAGGAATATAGTTAAGGAACATGAAAGTGTCAATTTATAAGCAAGCCCAGCAGATtgaatgtatattttcatttctgtaacttTCTAAAGTTCACTAAAATCATGGTGCAACACagaaatattgtgaaataatGGCAGTGTATGTATAAACAAATTGTATAAATATGGATCATTAAGATATACCTAAAGGCAACTGGGATAGATAACTCTGAGACCTAGGTGCCCACAACAGATGATACCCATGAGGAGAAAATGGTCTGTTCGTGACAATCCCGGACAAAACACAGGAATTTTTTATCAGGTATTATAGACAGGGTAGCACTGAAAACGGTGGAAAAGGTGAAGGTGTGAGTAAGGTTTGTGAACTGGAGTATCCAGACAATACCCATTTGAGTTCCAGCAAAATGATTGGTCTCCGTAGTGACAGAGTCAACAATGATCCAGAGACAGCGGCACTGGGTACAAAGGATGCTAGGAATGAGGGGTCATATAACAGAGAGGGATTGGTAGAATAATACCTATTGAATATTGAAGCCCATAGAAAAATTGTCAATGCTCATCTTCTAAAACACCAGCCAGACTGATATTCCATTGTCAGGTGATTTTAGGATGAGTCTTCATAAATCTGTCTCCAAAGAGAGAGGTACTGACACTGACATTTGAGTATTTGCTCACCGACATGGGTAACCTCCTTCCTCAGGAGTGTACAATGTCACTGACCAGGTTTCACATCTCACTATGTGCATGGAAATCCCTCCTAGATACGTGGTCCCTCACCATGACATTAGAATGGATAACCAAATATATACCAGGGGTGAAATTAAATCCATCGATGCAAAAATCACACatccaaaattaatttttaaaaagaaaatcagtgaggTGGAGTAGAGCTTATTCAGTGTAGTgaataaaagctaaaaagaaaacaatcccctAATTAATACTCCTAATGATGTATTCCATCATACTAGATCTTTGAGAGAAGAACAGAACACTATTATTAAGAAATACATAGACACACCAAAGATTACATGTAAGTAAACAGCAAtatgagagattaaaaaaaaaaaaaaaacaacaggactCTTAAAAGAGGAAGATAAAAGTATAGGTGGGGGGGGCACCTAgatggcgcagttggttaagcatctgccttcagcttgggtcatgatccctgggtccttggatcaaaccctgcattggggtccctcTCACTCTGCATGGCTCTTGCCCTCCttgagctctctttctctttcaaataaaaataaaataaaatatttaaaaagatatagtGGGATGTATTAGGATTAGGAATTTATTAGAAAATTATACAGGATATTCCCAGAACAAAAGGACAGGAGTCCAAATTGAAAGTAACAATAAAGtacctaaaagagaaaaaatatatataatttcataataagttaagaaaatgaaaagtaagcCATAGAcaggcagaaaatatttgcaatgtaACATTTGaccaaatacacaaagaactttcaaaattcaacagaaaggaaagaaagaagtcagataaaacttgggcaaaagatctgaaaagatatttctcaccaaaaagacatgaaaatagaaataagcacatgaaaaaatgctcaatatcctTTGTCATGaagaaattactaaataaaacaaagatataCCACtgacacctattagaatggctaaaacctaaaaacactgacaacaccaaatactGGTAAGGATGAAGAGTCACAGGGACTCGCATTCATTGCTGGTGAAAATGCAAATTACAGCCTTTCTGGAAGAGTCTTGGAGTTTCTCATAGGACTAAACAtactctcggggcacctgggtggctcggtgggttaaaacctctgccttcccaaggaaagcaagggcaaaatgaactattgggatttcatcaagatcaaaagtttttgcacagcaaaggaaacagttaacaaaaccaaaagacagttgacagaatgggagaagatatttgcaaacaacatatcaaataaagggctagtgtccaaaatctataaggaacttagcaaactcaacacccaaagaacaaacaatccaatcaagaaatgggcagaggacatgaacagacatttctgcaaagaagacatccagatggccaacagacacatgaaaaagtgctctgcatcactcggcatcagggaaatacaaatcaaaaccacaatgagatatcacctcacaccagtcagaacggctaaaattaacaagtcaggaaatgagagatgctggcgaggatgcggagaaaggggaaccctcctacactgttggtgggaatgcaagctggtgcaaccactctggaaaacagcatggaagttcctcaaaaagttgaaaatagagctaccctatgaaccagcaattgcactactgggtatttgtcctaaagatacaaacgtagtgatcggaaggggcacatgcacctgaatgtttatagcagcaatgtctacaataggcaaactatggaaagaacctagatgtccatcaacagatgaatggataaagaagaagtggtatatatacacaatggaatactatgcagccatcaaaagaaatgaaatcttgccatttgtgacaacatggatggaactagagggtatcatacttagtgaaataagtcagtcggagaaagacaactatcatatgatctccctgatatgaggatgtggagatgcaacatggggggttagggtgataggagaagaataaatgaaacaagatgggattgggagggagacaaaccataagtgactcttaattgctcaaaacaaactgggggttgctggggggaggtggggttgggagatggggaggggggttatggacactggggagggtttggctatggtgagtgctgtgaagtgtgtaaacctggcgattcacagacctgtacccctggggataaaaatacattatatgtttataaaaaaaaaattggaaggggaggcaaaccataagagactatggactctgaaaaacaacctgagggttttgaaggggcgggggtgggagattgggggaaccaggtggtgggtaatagggagggcacgtattgtatggagcactgggtgtcgtgcaaaaacaatgaatactgttacgctgaaaaaaataaataaataaatttaaataataaaaaaaaggagaggatgaAACATACTTTTACCACTCCCAGATATTTGACCCAAAGAGTTGAAGACATATGCCCAAACCAAGACATAAACATGAATCTTTATATCAGGTTTCTTTCTAATTGCCTGGAATAGGAAGCACATGAGATAAACGGATGAGCAAACTCTGGTATCCCCATAAAATGCAGTGTTATTCCTTGatttgaaaaaagaagagagagctttcaagatatgaaaagacaagaaagaaacttCAATGCATATTTTTACATGAAAGAAGCCATCCTGAAAAGGTTAAATAGTTATATGACTACAAGGACATGACATTCCAGAAAAGACAAACTACAGAAATAGTATAAAGATCAGAGTAACCAGGAGTtcagaaaaagggagggagacaTGAATGGGGGGAGCACAGTGAATTTTTAGGCTAACAAAAGTGTTTTGTGTAATACTGTAATGGTGGGTACATGACATTATGTACTGATAACCCATAGTTTTCGAAAGTTCATGTTATTCCATTTAGCTCTTATGAAAGATTTACATTAGTACCTGTTTTCAGCACCTGAAAGAAACCTGAAGAGTATTTCCACTTTTATAAAAGAGGTGAAAATCAAAACTAGCTTTCAGTGTGTGTTTTGCATTGAGCCATTAACAGAGGCAGCGAGAGCAGCCCCACCAAGCTCCTCTCCCAGGAAGAACACTCCACATCACTGTATCAAAACCCTGTAGTTTTGAAAAGTGTCTGTGAGCACCTGCGCTTTATCCTGATTGATTTTGAGCATCTGTTAGCAAGTTATGTCCTAAGGTACCAGAAAACTCTAAGAGCAGTTATTTTGGGGTCTAGGAATGCTCAACAAATTTTCCATGTGAATTCATGGTGCTTCTTGCTTGGTGCCATTATGGCTCAGGAAAGGTTCTAGAAGAATGCTCTACTTTTGGATAGTGGGGAGAAAACGTACTTTTCAGAAGCatagaactgaaaacagaaagagTGATCCCTAAtataaactgtggactttggttAATAATAATGCACCAAtactggttcagttggttaacaaaatccaacactcactcattgaattttaatataaaatgggAGGAAGAGAACACACTAGTAGctttgaaaggaaaatgaataatgcagtaaagaacaggggcacctgggtgactcagtcagttaaaagctggtctttggctcaagttgtgatcttgggggtcctgggatcaagctctgcttctggctctctgttcagcggggagtctgcttctccctctccttctccttcattttGCATTCTCCCcatcactctgtctcaaataaataaataaataatcttaaaaaaaaaaaaaggcagtgataAACAGCCAATACCTGAAGTCCTGGAAATAGAATGGCACTGCTAATTACCACAGCAATGCAGGATTCTGGAAGATAGTATAAAATATCTTCAGAATGTTGAGGGAAGTTACTGAGCTCCTGATGCTCATGGTAGTGACTTCCTTGTAAATATGGCCACagacttctctccttccctcaacATATAAGGAGCAACAAGCAAAGCAAACATAACTACCCATATTTTCATGTGTagggaaataaacaaaatcaaagagcTCCAGAAGTCCTACGAGAAAAGGACTGTCTAGGGAAAGAAGGTTGGGGAGCAGTAGCTTACTGTTAGTGAAGCACTGAAAACACCAGCCCCCAACACACATGCCAAAAAAAAGAGTCCACCCCATGTAAAATAGTGAGAACATACATTTTGAGTCAGATATTCTTCAAGAGGGGAAATTAAAGGAAGAGTTGAAAGTCCAGGGAAACAGTCTTGAAAAGAGTCTTAAGAAATTTTTGAATTTGTGGCAGGACAAACAATGACAGAAGTGGGTGTCAGGGGGCCTGTGTGGTATGGTCCTTTAAGCaactgaatcttgattttggctgaggtcctgatctcagagttgagatggagccctgagctaGGCTCTGTACTTAACAGCGAGAAtgcttgaagattctccctccttctccattAGCCCCTCTCCTTCTcatattctccttctctctcaaataaacaaacaaataaaaaaattctttttttttaaagaaatggatgtCAGCTAAAGTAAATGATTAACTTATAAACCACCTTACCCTACTAGAATCCCCTGACCCTTTTATAAAGAACTGTGTTTGACATTCCAGGAAATCATGAGATATTTCAATGAAGAGTTTCTATAgaagatatataattaaaattaaaatgtttctgcTGATAAACTTTCCATCTCACCTACATGAAAACACATACATACGATCACACACACATGTGTCACAGAGAAAGTAGATTATCTCTCTCCAATCTAGCTTCGGGAATAATTTGTAGATATGggcataaaataagaaaataaagacagaacAGAAATAGACAAGAAATAAATCCTGTGATTTAAGAACTGTTTGAAGTCAGGttaggaagaaaaatacaaaatcatttcagaaatatttactacattttcattcttttctgctATGTAACAAATCACCCCCAAACTCATTGCCTCAAATAACAACGATTTATCCTTTCTCACAATTCTGTGGGTCAACAATCCAGTTTGAGTTTGACTGTATGACTGTTTCCTCAAGGATAAGGCTGTGGTCACTCAGGGGGCAGCATTTGGCTTGAAACTCCACTGAGTTGCAAGGTCCACAGATTTCTTTCCCATGCCTGGTGACTTTGTGCTTATGCACATAATCATACTCTCCCCATGGGGATAGCTTCTTCATGTTGTTGGTTTAACCCCAGTGTGGTCCTATTCCTAACACAGGTGACAGGCTTTGAACAAGAAACAAGGTTGAAGTTGCCAGACTTAACTACTTTTGGCTCAGTAAATTGTAAACACCGCCATCATTCCAGCCATTTTATTTGGTCAAAACAACTATCATCCCAGGTTCAAGGGGAGGAGACATAGGATCCCCTTTGAATTACAGCAGAGATATCCACCCATAGAAAAGGGTGTGATTACAGTTAGCTTTTCAGATTACCTTTCATAGTGCCCAAAagataatgatgaaaatattgtaagaagaattgaaaaagaaaaccaagagataaaaaaaaaataaggatcagtgatagataaaagaaaaacaaatgttttatacatgcagaaaagtaaaaaaagcaaaaccaacaataaaagaaaactgaaactaaAATTGTAATTATAACCTTTGACAAAAATCCAGGTAATCCCAATGCATTTAGAGAAGAGTTATAAAGActaagaaagtttaaaaagaaaaagaaatagaaaaataaaaggtcaaTCAGAGAGcataaaatccaaataaaaagccaaataaactgggtgatggacattaaggaacaCTAACTATGAAACTACTGATGTACTATATTTGcgtaaattgaatttaaattaaaaatccaaataaaaatctctataGTAGCTAATgacatttcttgacctttctgatGCTAATTCTACCAGGTGTCCCATGGAAAAGAGAGACAGCCAAGGAGCCTTAAAATGTCAAGTAAATAAGAGGCAGTATTAGCATCTTCTAAAAAGCAAACAATGCTTCCATATGTGGCCTTGACCATCTCCATTTGCAGATGGCTCCATGGGAACAGGCTGTGATGGCACTAGCAGGAGTCTCTGCCACACAAAGAAGTGCACATTTAATGTGCTAACCTGCATTTAATGTGCTAACCAGGTGCTAACCTGGGTGTGCGAGAGTGCTGTGCAGAGGACAACCTGCACACGGGGTACATGGGAAGGATGGGTTGGGGAGGTTCTCCCTGAGGCCAGCCTGGGCCCTCTCCTTCCAGGAGTGAGTGGAGTTCAGTCCTCTGGTGGCTGACACTCTTGAGCCCGAGAGATGCCCAGAGGAGGTATAAATACCCAGTTCCCCATTTCCTCACCATGTTGTGAACAtcatatgtcctttttttttttttttttccactctacTAGTTAAATATCCTCAGGATCCTAGAAAATATAGGTAAGAAGCTGATTTTTGCTCAGCAAGGACATGTAGAAAatgacatcagaaaaaaaaaaaa
Coding sequences within:
- the LOC123949847 gene encoding olfactory receptor 51V1 produces the protein MITLRSPSVNSSTFVLTAFLGLEQQYPWISIPFFTIYTLVFWGNCMVLHVIRTEPSLHQPMFYFLAMLALTDLSIGLSTVHTVLGILWGFIQEISLDSCIAQSYFIHGLSFMESSVLLTMAFDRYIAICYPLRYSSILTNSRIFKIGLTTVARSFFFITPPIINLKFFHYCRSHILSHSFCLHQDLLRLACSDIRFNSYYALMLVIFTLLFDVVLILYSYVLILRAVLAIASQEERHKSLQTCISHICAVLVFYIPIISLTMVHRFGKHLSPVIHVLMGNIYILFPPLMNPIIYSVKTQQIRSRMLRLFSLKIY